The window AAGTATTCCTCTGATACGCGTGGAACCTGGCAGCTTTTAACATTAACATCACTACTATTAACCCCCGGTTTtctatttataatcatttttttttctgaaatgaatACAACTTGTGATACAACTTGTCTAGGTATCATTTCAGTCATACAACTTTACAATTTTTTATTTTGCGTAACATGGTGTATAAAGAAAATGCATTACTGTGGGGACTCCCTCCTAAAAATGCACGTTTAATTGCATTAACCTAGAAAATGATCTTCAGCTAACTGCAATGCGGTAATGTGTGAAGAGCTTTATTCGGTTTTTAGACTTTTATTTAATTCGTCCTAGAAAACTCGTGTCTTTATTTATCCTAGCTTTTTGTTAATTTACTTTGTtctctatcaatttattcattcattttgaaAAGGAGGTAAAATCAGCTCTGCGACCACATTCCCTGAACAAAGAATTCTCTAACTTGTATTCGGAAAACTTACCTTGTTGCCACACATCCCCCCAAAATAccctatttttaaaaattacgaCGAATCATTAAACCTGTCCTACATTACGAGCGGAATTAATCAATGCAGAGAAAGGTTACGAGGTCTGTTGCGGCCTTACCAACGAGGAAGCAACAGCTAATCGGATAAAAGCAAGCTGGCAGGAAAACAGGCTGGTATATAAGAGAAACAGAGGCTTCGTCTCTCACATCAGCTTCGCTCGGAAAATATTCAGACATCTCCCACAAAGCCATCCCAATGGTGAACGCCGTCAAAGTTTTCAAGAAGACTGCGCCTAATGGTAAGTCCCCGGTGTCGGTAAATTCgttgtataatgatgataattataatgagtgataattataatgagtgatagtgatgataatagtgataatgatgataatagtgctaatgatgataatactaataatacagattataaagataacgataatgaagatgataataataatgattataaggataaggataatgaagataaaattaataatactagtgatatagagtatcatgataacgataatagtgataatgatagtaataataataattatgtagattatgataatgacaataataggtatgattataattatggtaatgattttaatagtaataatgataataggcatgataatgaaataaaagtaacagtaataataaaaagaaataacaataataataatgataataatgataataataataaaatgataaaggtaattatgattacaatcaataacaataacattcagtTATTAAGGATCGAGAAAATTAGAATCGAGtttatgaggagaaagagaaaggagttgATGAGGGACTTGCGACTAGATGATGATTCGACAATGATTAGTGTTAGATGTTGTGATTATCTTACATCCGAatatacgaacacatacatgaacacgcacatgcacatgcacattcacatgcacatgcacatgcacatgcacatgcacacccacacgagcacgcgcacgcacacgcacacgcacacgcacacgcacacgcacacgcacacgcacacacacacacacacacacacacaaacttacgccatgcacacacacatatacgcacgaacacacacgcacacacatacaggacaGACTCAACAAGTAGCAACATTCTTGTCACTGCAGTTACACAATAAGCGTCTGCAATTTCCTCTCTCGCCAGGTAAAGTCACCGCTTACCTAAGTCGGCGGGACTTCGTGGACCACATCACCCACACCTCCCCCGTGGACGGTGTGGTTGTTGTGGACCATGATTACCTGCGAGGAAGGAGGGTCTTCGCGCGCGTGGCGGTCACCTACCGCTACGGTCGCGAGGAGGATGAGGTCATGGGACTTAACTTCAGCAAGGAGCTCGAGCTCGTCAACACCGAGGTCGCCCCGAACACTGGTCAGATCCAGACGAATGATGTCCAGGAACGACTCATCAAGAAACTAGGCAGCAACGCCTACCCGATCAGCGTCGCTCTCCCGGAAAACGCCCCGTGCTCAGTCACTCTGGACAACGGGGATGAGTCATCTGTAAGAGGGTTTTGCCGTGAAGTTAATCTCTGACACATGAACACAGTCTTTTGCCGCATAGATTTAATATTTGACACGTGAATTAATACTTTGCCACTTGATAATCTGATTCAGTTAATCATTTTATCGAGAAAAGATTGTATTTTTTCGTTTTCCGTTTAACAGAGCCATCCCATGGGTGTGATCTACGAACTTAAGTTGTACGTGGCTGACAGCAAGGAGGAACGTCCTCACAAGCGGAACTCCGTCAGCTTCGCCGTCCGCAAGGTCCAGTACGCCGTCCCGGAGATCAGCAACCGCCAGCCCCAAACGCTGGTCAGCAAGAGCTTTACGCTCTCTCCTGGCAAGCTAAACCTCGAGGTGAACCTCGACCGTGAGCTCTATTTCCACGGCCAACCTGTTGAAGCTCATCTGTCGATCAACAACGCCTCAAGGAAGACTGTCAAGAACATCAAGGCTCAGGTCGTGCAACATGTGGAAGTGACCATGACCAACAACCAGTTCAGTCGAGTCGTGGCCTCGCTCGAGTCTCGCGAAGGATGCCCCATCACCCCGGGATCCAACCTCAGCAAGGCCCTCACCCTCAACCCCATCGCCTCCGTGAACAAGCGACGCTTTGGCATCGCCCTCGACGGCCAAATCAAGGACCAGGACGCCAACTTGGCATCCTCCACTGTGGTTGCCGCCGGGAAGAATATCAACGACGCCCTTGGTGTGATTGTCTCCTACTCCGTCCGCGTGAAGCTGAACTGCGGCGCCATTGGCGGTGAGCTGACTGCCGACCTTCCCTTCAAGCTGATGCACCCCGACCCCTCCGCCACCAAGACAACCATACGCAAAATGCAATCCACTGACAATTTCGAATTCGAGGACTTCGCTCGCCTTCGTCGCGGCCAGTCTGTAGCCGATGATTGAGCCGTCTGATGCAACGAATCAGTAATCCTGTCGTTCAACTGGAAATATCGGCGTGATCAGGAGTTGATTTCATCCATTGGAGAACATTAGCGTGATTGGCAACATTTTCGTATTCTGTGAAATTGATAGATTTCGGTCTTTGGTTTATCTGTATTTTCAGCATTGGTGTTGCCATTTGGATTTTACTGATTTATttggttatatatgtacatttagttcacaaataaattatttaatttaatGCTGTCATTTTATTtgaacccattcgccccattgggcaagaatacttgccatgcccactgtaatacaagtttatttattgtatttacacatagatggctctacaagttcttaatcaccaaatagccagttattagaactacctatctctcctgtttactcttttctttcactttatgaaagtcttttgtataatttcgttgtctaaaatattctaatgacaatttaataatcttaacatgaataacaataataacagtatcgatagcaatggtattaataagaaaaacgcattttcccgccaattcaaggaatcggtaactagggtccactgataaactccttgccagctgagcacatgtggagccatctgtatgtaacaaaattcaccaaaactaCAGAGGGccgaacataaatccggggcgaatgggttaaaattgttgaaaataatgaatgaaagaatttttttttttttaattacaagatATGAATTTTAAATGTTTGGATGAAACAGTCGAACTGTTTCCGATTTTCTTATATTGTGTTTAAAAAGGtaggcctatgtgtatatatgtattgcttATATGCATATTGTTTCTGTGCAAAGTATTTATACGTAAGAATGTGTATTTACAATGATATGATTTCCTGTGTTAGATATATTTTGACTTGAGATGTAGTATTCAAGATACTTGTCCATGGTCACTCATTATTAAGAAGGAGGTTTAAGTAAAAGATGGCAAAAGGAGTacatttttttggaaaaaaaatataaaaaactattatctaattaaacataaaacaaaaacaacacaaatgaACTCTTAACGTCGCCAATCGGGGTGGAACATATCAAAACAGAGTAAACTTAACAACTGAAAGAGGGAccgtatttattgattttttttttctattttattgatTTAGTCATCAGCGACGGACTGGCCGCGACGAAGTCGAGCAAATTCCTCGAATTCGATGTTATCAGTAGACTGCATCTTGCGCAGTGACCCCTTGGAAGAGGTGGGGTCAGGGTGCATGAGCTTGAAGGGCAAGTCAGCAGTCAGGTCACCACCAATGGCGCCGCAGTTCAGCTTCACACGGAGAGAGTAGGACACGATAATGCCCAAGGCGTCATTGACGTTCTTACCTTCTGCTACGATAGTAGAGGATGCCAAGTTGGCGTCCTGGTCCTTCATTTGGCCGTCGAGGGCGATGCCGAAGCGTCGCTTGTTGACGGAGGCAATAGGGTTGAGGGAGAAGGTCTTGCTGAGGTTGCATCCTGGGGTGATGGGACATCCTTCGCGAGACTCGAGTGAAGCCACGACTCGGCTGAAGTGAGTGTTGGTCATGGTGACCTCCACGTGCTGCACAACCTCAGCCTTCATGTTCTTCACGGTCTTCTTGGAGACGTTGTTGATGGACAGACGAGCATCGATATTCTGGCCATGGAAGTAGACGTCGCGGTCCAGGGTGACCTCGAGGTTCAGCTTGCCAGGAGAGAGCGTGAAGCTCTTGCTTACCAGGGTCTGGGGCTGGCGATTGCTGGGTTCAATAGGAGCAAACTGGACCTTTCGAACGGCGAAGCTGACGGAGTTCCGCTTGTGAGGACGTTCCTCCTTGCGGTCAGCAACGTACAGCCTGAGATCGTAGATCACACCAAGAGGCTGGCTCTGCAGGGAAGCGAGGGAAGTCGGTGTTATAGtggatttagaagaaaaaaaaaacatttgctagTACAGTTTGCAGCTGCAAACTGTACTAGATGTAGgtcatttttcattttgattaataAAGCGTTGAGCTAATTTGACTTGAGGCActaaaataagtaagtaaatgtgGAGTGAATGGCACACGTACGGTATCCTCATTCCCGCTgtcgagagagacagagcagggaGCGTTCTGGGGAAGTGTCACGCTGATGGGGTAGGCGTTGGCACCCAGCTTCTTGATGAGTCGTTCCTGGACGTCGGTCATTTGGATGTCTCCAGCATGGGGAGCGACCTCGGTGTTAACGAGCTCGAGCTCCTTGCTGAAGTGAAGTCCCATGACTTCATCCTCCTCGCGGCCGTAGCGGTACGTGACCGCCACGCGCGCGAAGACCCTCCTTCCTCGCAGGTAATCATGGTCCACAACAACCACACCGTCCACGGGGGAGGTGTGGGTGATGTGGTCCACGAAGTCCCGCCGACTTAGGTACGCGGTGACCTTACCTAatgaagagagacaaaacaaTAATCAACATCGCTTTAGACTAGTGTCTTCAGAAGGATATTGGCTATGGAATCCTATTATAAGATATAGGGTATATACCTTTCTCAAGGGCTCGCCAAAGACGTCGTTTGATTCATCATTAATGATCTTTCGACGTCGCAACTAAGGTGCACCTCTTTAAAGCTGCCCGTGATATGTATTCTTTACGTATGGTATCACAATATATTTTCAACATTCATAGACGTTTGAAGAAAATTACACTTTCTCATGCAGTCACAACACGTCTGATAATCATACATGTATGAAGAGTATTAGCCTTGCATTGAAAAGAAACTATTACTAGACTAAAATCCACGAGGCAAGGAATAGGTTTAGTTGTAAACCACGATCCGCCATATCTAGAAATGACAACACTTCCAAATGCCAAAGGAGGGTcagtgaaagagcgagaaaaaagagatggaCAGAATGCAAGCCAATTACACCTGCCTTAATTCCACAAACAAGATAGGGACCAGAGATGACACGATATACATGACGGCTAACGGGATCTACttacattacgcacacacacacacaccctgtccTCCATAACCGCAAAGACAATGTTCACACTTATCCAGAGACGTACCATTAGGTGCGGTTTTCTTGAAAACCTTGACTGCGTTAACCATGGAAGTAGCTTGGCGGATGGCTCGGACGAGAGCGAAGTCGAAAAGTTTCTCCGTGTGAAGCTGATGGAGAGCAGTACTGACAGCAGCTTCTTATACTCGCTGGCCGGGACTTTATCCTGTTACGGAAGCCCAAGAAAGTTCTCCGTTGCATTTCTTTACGTGACTAATTTGGAACTGTTGCTCGTAGAGAGATCTTGAACTACTTAAGGAAACAGGTGATCCGGTTCAGCAGAGTACGCTGCTGGGCGAGTGTATGCGAGAGGATTAGAAGGGTAAATATGGTTggctatatgtataaacatacgtcCATATaaatgctgacacacacacacacacacatgtatatacacatatatatacatatttatctatcaatctatatatatgtatatatgttatgtttatttatgaatatatgtatatatatgtatatacatatatatatgtatgtatatacagtatacacacacagacacacacacacacacacacacacacacacacacacacacacacacacacatatatatatatatatatatatatatatatatatatatatagtatgtatatatatatgtatatatatgtgtatgtgtatatatatatatatatatatatatatataatatgtatatatacacagtatatatgtttatgtatatatgtgtatatatatgtatatgcatgaaagatggaataatgcaataccccattgatacagatatataacaatcatccctgatacacacacacacacacacacatacacacacacacacacacacacacacacacacacacacacacacacacacacacacacacacacacgcgcacgcgcacgcgcgcacgcagaacacacacattgatatatatatatatacatacatataaatacatatatatatatatatatatatatatatatacatatatatataaacatatatatgtgtatatatatacacgcacttatgtatagatctatctatctatctatatgtatgcatgtatgtatacacacacacacacacacacatacacacacacacacacacatgtacatatatatatatatatatatatatatatatatatatatatatatatatatatatttatgtatatgtatatatatatatatttatttatttagtgatacatagatagatagatgtgtacatatatatgtgtctgtatatatatgtgtgtgtgtgtgtgtgtgtgtatcagtgtgtctttgcgtgtatgttgtgtttatatatgtttatgtgtatatgtgtgtgtctgtacacacacacacacacacacacacacacacacatatatatatatatatatatatatatatatatatatgtgtgtgtgtgtgtgtgtgtgtatgtatgtatgtatgtgtgtatatatatgtatgtatatacacatatatgtaaatatatgtgtatgtatatatatatgtatatatatatgtgtgtgtgtgtgtgtgtgtgtgtgtagatggatggatagatagatagatagttagataggtataaatgcatgtatgtacacacacacacacacacacacacacacacacacacacacacacacacacacacacacacacacacacacaaacacacatacacacaaacacacacaaacacgcacacacacacatacaaacacacacacacacacacacgtgtgtatacatacatatgtatacacacacacatacatacacacactcacaatatatacatacacatatgtatgtatgtttctttgtatatatatatatatatatatatatatatatatataggtaaatatgtgtgtgtgtgtgtgtatgtgtgcgtgtgtgtgcgtgtttgtgtttgtgtttgtgtttgtgtttgcgtatgtatatgtatgtatacatatacgtatatatgtatatgtatatatacatagatagatagatagatatacatacataaatacgtatatatatatatacacacacacacatatacgtatgtgtgcgtgtatttgtgtat of the Penaeus chinensis breed Huanghai No. 1 chromosome 18, ASM1920278v2, whole genome shotgun sequence genome contains:
- the LOC125034799 gene encoding arrestin homolog, which codes for MVNAVKVFKKTAPNGKVTAYLSRRDFVDHITHTSPVDGVVVVDHDYLRGRRVFARVAVTYRYGREEDEVMGLNFSKELELVNTEVAPNTGQIQTNDVQERLIKKLGSNAYPISVALPENAPCSVTLDNGDESSSHPMGVIYELKLYVADSKEERPHKRNSVSFAVRKVQYAVPEISNRQPQTLVSKSFTLSPGKLNLEVNLDRELYFHGQPVEAHLSINNASRKTVKNIKAQVVQHVEVTMTNNQFSRVVASLESREGCPITPGSNLSKALTLNPIASVNKRRFGIALDGQIKDQDANLASSTVVAAGKNINDALGVIVSYSVRVKLNCGAIGGELTADLPFKLMHPDPSATKTTIRKMQSTDNFEFEDFARLRRGQSVADD
- the LOC125034800 gene encoding arrestin homolog, whose amino-acid sequence is MVNAVKVFKKTAPNGKVTAYLSRRDFVDHITHTSPVDGVVVVDHDYLRGRRVFARVAVTYRYGREEDEVMGLHFSKELELVNTEVAPHAGDIQMTDVQERLIKKLGANAYPISVTLPQNAPCSVSLDSGNEDTSQPLGVIYDLRLYVADRKEERPHKRNSVSFAVRKVQFAPIEPSNRQPQTLVSKSFTLSPGKLNLEVTLDRDVYFHGQNIDARLSINNVSKKTVKNMKAEVVQHVEVTMTNTHFSRVVASLESREGCPITPGCNLSKTFSLNPIASVNKRRFGIALDGQMKDQDANLASSTIVAEGKNVNDALGIIVSYSLRVKLNCGAIGGDLTADLPFKLMHPDPTSSKGSLRKMQSTDNIEFEEFARLRRGQSVADD